The proteins below come from a single Molothrus ater isolate BHLD 08-10-18 breed brown headed cowbird chromosome 3, BPBGC_Mater_1.1, whole genome shotgun sequence genomic window:
- the CENPQ gene encoding centromere protein Q isoform X1, whose product MKPRHTPSNKMGKPAGGRSAKNPSKSQNQQGPSSKKKGADEQGRKQGQKRQQVPQTGKRGVKELKDSSPAGENGSSKKVKLSSATIRSWQPLSENSRLFLENIVDSVVLSVLSQQREGKDDVQKHLNVLKNRVLRSFKTLNVPPAKLGNLKNILGLQMAEKQMLETNEESLVQLQEEINEAERSAERIEENIQQLKYKIQVLKNQLEGDEKDARKVFQENGSGALQLPELPKCSLQAPTLQEEILKVKNQKDLLKDMNAIQQSADLKNLLTLIEKTYEKVDLL is encoded by the exons ATGAAACCCCGCCACACACCTTCCAATAAAATGGGGAAGCCAGCTGGTGGGAGATCAGCAAAAAATCCTTCTAAATCACAAAATCAACAAGGGCCTTCTAGCAAAAAAAAGGGAGCAGATGAACAAGGAAGAAAGCAAGGTCAAAAAAGACAG CAGGTCCCTCAGACAGGCAAAAGGGGAGTTAAGGAACTGAAAGACTCTTCCCCTGCAG GAGAAAATGGTTCTTCAAAAAAGGTGAAGCTGTCCAGTGCTACAATAAGATCTTGGCAGCCTCTCTCAGAGAACAGTAGGCTGTTCCTGGAAAATATAGTGGATTCAGTAGTACT atctGTTTTGTCCCaacagagagagggaaaagatgaTGTTCAGAAGCACCTCAATGTACTAAAAAACAG GGTGCTGAGAAGTTTCAAGACTTTAAATGTGCCTCCAGCGAAGCTGGGCAACCTGAAGAATATCCTGGGCCTTCAAATGGCAGAGAAACAAATGCTTGAGACAAACGAGGAGTCTTTGGTACAACTGCAG gaagaaataaatgaagcagAGAGATCAGCAGAGCGCATTGAGGAAAATATACAGCAGCTGAAGTACAAAATCCAGGTGCTCAAAAACCAGTTAGAGGGAGATGAAAAAGATGCCAGGAAg gtATTCCAGGAAAATGGCAGTGGAGCACTCCAGCTTCCAGAACTCCCCAAGTGCAGTTTGCAGGCACCCACTTTGCAG GAGGAAATTTTGAAGGTAAAGAATCAGAAGGACCTTTTAAAGGATATGAATGCTATTCAGCAGTCAGCTGACTTGAAGAACTTGTTAACCCTTATTGAAAAGACCTATGAGAAGGTGGATTTGCTTTGA
- the CENPQ gene encoding centromere protein Q isoform X2 has product MKPRHTPSNKMGKPAGGRSAKNPSKSQNQQGPSSKKKGADEQGRKQGQKRQVPQTGKRGVKELKDSSPAGENGSSKKVKLSSATIRSWQPLSENSRLFLENIVDSVVLSVLSQQREGKDDVQKHLNVLKNRVLRSFKTLNVPPAKLGNLKNILGLQMAEKQMLETNEESLVQLQEEINEAERSAERIEENIQQLKYKIQVLKNQLEGDEKDARKVFQENGSGALQLPELPKCSLQAPTLQEEILKVKNQKDLLKDMNAIQQSADLKNLLTLIEKTYEKVDLL; this is encoded by the exons ATGAAACCCCGCCACACACCTTCCAATAAAATGGGGAAGCCAGCTGGTGGGAGATCAGCAAAAAATCCTTCTAAATCACAAAATCAACAAGGGCCTTCTAGCAAAAAAAAGGGAGCAGATGAACAAGGAAGAAAGCAAGGTCAAAAAAGACAG GTCCCTCAGACAGGCAAAAGGGGAGTTAAGGAACTGAAAGACTCTTCCCCTGCAG GAGAAAATGGTTCTTCAAAAAAGGTGAAGCTGTCCAGTGCTACAATAAGATCTTGGCAGCCTCTCTCAGAGAACAGTAGGCTGTTCCTGGAAAATATAGTGGATTCAGTAGTACT atctGTTTTGTCCCaacagagagagggaaaagatgaTGTTCAGAAGCACCTCAATGTACTAAAAAACAG GGTGCTGAGAAGTTTCAAGACTTTAAATGTGCCTCCAGCGAAGCTGGGCAACCTGAAGAATATCCTGGGCCTTCAAATGGCAGAGAAACAAATGCTTGAGACAAACGAGGAGTCTTTGGTACAACTGCAG gaagaaataaatgaagcagAGAGATCAGCAGAGCGCATTGAGGAAAATATACAGCAGCTGAAGTACAAAATCCAGGTGCTCAAAAACCAGTTAGAGGGAGATGAAAAAGATGCCAGGAAg gtATTCCAGGAAAATGGCAGTGGAGCACTCCAGCTTCCAGAACTCCCCAAGTGCAGTTTGCAGGCACCCACTTTGCAG GAGGAAATTTTGAAGGTAAAGAATCAGAAGGACCTTTTAAAGGATATGAATGCTATTCAGCAGTCAGCTGACTTGAAGAACTTGTTAACCCTTATTGAAAAGACCTATGAGAAGGTGGATTTGCTTTGA